In Streptomyces thermolilacinus SPC6, a single genomic region encodes these proteins:
- a CDS encoding class I SAM-dependent methyltransferase, which yields MFFTPGGPSLRELAVQALSSVERGYDLLAPAFDATPFRTPDTVLDAVADALRPLAPFRAGLDLCCGTGAGTGLLRELCRERVTGVDLSAGMLARARAAHPPRAGGPDPEWVRADVRELPFRTEFDLVVSFGAFGHFLPAERPGLFARVHGALRPGGLFAFPVVAPPVVGSSAYWTLWGFDTAMRVRNALWRPRFVMYHRTFRLPDVTAGLRRAGFAVKLAALPALGVREDGAPRCRLVMARRPV from the coding sequence GTGTTCTTCACCCCCGGCGGGCCGAGCCTGAGGGAGCTGGCCGTGCAGGCGCTCTCCTCCGTGGAGCGCGGCTACGACCTGCTCGCCCCCGCGTTCGACGCGACGCCCTTCCGCACGCCCGACACCGTTCTGGACGCCGTGGCGGACGCCCTGCGCCCCCTGGCGCCCTTCCGGGCCGGACTGGACCTGTGCTGCGGGACCGGGGCCGGTACGGGCCTCCTGCGGGAGCTGTGCCGGGAGCGGGTGACCGGGGTGGACCTCAGCGCCGGGATGCTCGCCCGGGCGCGGGCCGCCCACCCGCCCCGCGCGGGCGGCCCGGACCCGGAGTGGGTGCGCGCCGACGTACGGGAGCTGCCGTTCCGTACGGAGTTCGATCTCGTGGTGAGCTTCGGGGCGTTCGGGCACTTCCTGCCCGCCGAGCGGCCGGGCCTCTTCGCGCGCGTGCACGGGGCGCTGCGGCCGGGCGGGCTGTTCGCGTTCCCCGTGGTGGCGCCGCCGGTGGTCGGCTCGTCGGCGTACTGGACGCTGTGGGGCTTCGACACGGCGATGCGGGTGCGCAACGCGCTGTGGCGGCCGCGCTTCGTGATGTACCACCGGACCTTCCGGCTGCCCGACGTGACCGCCGGACTGCGCCGGGCGGGCTTCGCCGTGAAGCTCGCGGCGCTGCCCGCGCTGGGCGTGCGCGAGGACGGTGCGCCCCGCTGCCGCCTGGTCATGGCACGCCGCCCCGTGTGA
- a CDS encoding DUF2795 domain-containing protein: MDVNPIEMQKNLGGVSYPASKDEIVRQAEEHGASKKVMDALKSMPDKEYDSPAAINKEVGKGS, encoded by the coding sequence ATGGACGTGAACCCCATCGAGATGCAGAAGAACCTGGGCGGCGTCAGCTACCCCGCCTCCAAGGACGAGATCGTCCGGCAGGCAGAGGAGCACGGCGCCAGCAAGAAGGTCATGGACGCCCTGAAGTCCATGCCCGACAAGGAGTACGACTCCCCCGCGGCGATCAACAAGGAGGTCGGCAAGGGTTCGTGA
- a CDS encoding DUF5133 domain-containing protein — translation MLRELVARYESLCAAAQECAIAPDLQRRLDDVTYTLCVTTGTRKLEHALAAARARLAATAAG, via the coding sequence GTGCTTCGAGAGCTCGTTGCCCGGTACGAATCCCTCTGCGCCGCCGCGCAGGAGTGCGCGATCGCGCCGGATCTGCAACGCCGCCTGGACGACGTGACGTACACGCTCTGCGTGACGACCGGCACCCGGAAGCTGGAGCACGCGCTCGCGGCCGCACGGGCCAGGCTGGCCGCGACGGCGGCCGGCTGA